One Leptospira wolbachii serovar Codice str. CDC genomic region harbors:
- a CDS encoding NDR1/HIN1-like protein, with protein sequence MVRRILFLFTFLSFASFTHCLSDTKKNLESLKACKFDLVDVRVDLKPNPNFPIIPLVDLYPQVSVENPNETKVSIYKFDLEIQLITANGKEYIGKLQNETPLEVEPKATSTVVLKLIPEQKQSILPKLLLLARQLSEAAKRGEEAEFEIYGTVEVDSAFGKLPIPVREVSRIKLKK encoded by the coding sequence TTGGTCCGTAGAATTTTATTTTTATTCACTTTTTTATCTTTTGCATCGTTTACTCATTGTTTGAGTGATACAAAAAAGAATTTAGAAAGTTTAAAAGCGTGTAAGTTTGATTTGGTGGATGTTCGTGTGGACCTAAAACCGAATCCAAACTTTCCCATCATTCCTTTGGTGGATTTGTACCCGCAAGTGTCGGTAGAAAATCCTAACGAAACTAAGGTGAGTATTTATAAATTTGATTTGGAAATCCAACTCATCACTGCAAATGGAAAAGAATACATTGGAAAACTCCAAAACGAAACTCCTTTAGAAGTGGAACCAAAGGCAACTTCCACAGTGGTTCTGAAACTCATTCCCGAACAAAAACAATCGATCCTTCCGAAACTTTTACTTTTGGCAAGACAACTCTCCGAAGCAGCAAAACGCGGAGAAGAGGCGGAGTTCGAAATTTACGGTACGGTGGAAGTGGATAGTGCGTTTGGAAAACTTCCTATTCCCGTTCGGGAAGTCTCTCGGATCAAACTAAAAAAATGA
- a CDS encoding LIC13255 family lipoprotein codes for MKLLFRRIGIALLFAGLSFHCIQNRDDLFYSAQEGNQKTFETYALKNSACGTNKLPGALLLGRVKIDDLKLCFRAIELIDCVTWNTEGYVPGSCKAIGTSFK; via the coding sequence ATGAAGTTGTTGTTTCGAAGGATAGGAATTGCACTCCTCTTCGCCGGATTATCTTTCCATTGCATCCAAAATCGAGATGACTTGTTTTATTCTGCACAAGAAGGAAACCAAAAGACATTTGAAACCTATGCTCTGAAAAATTCAGCTTGTGGCACAAACAAACTTCCAGGAGCACTACTACTCGGAAGAGTCAAAATTGATGATCTGAAACTTTGTTTTCGAGCCATTGAACTCATTGATTGTGTTACCTGGAACACAGAAGGGTATGTTCCTGGTTCCTGTAAGGCAATTGGCACAAGTTTCAAATAG
- a CDS encoding acyl-CoA desaturase, with amino-acid sequence MNSSPSTVAPIVKERAPLLFLILFFLVQATVLTVFTVPFSWSLVGVAVGSYFLRMFGITAAYHRYFSHASFKTSRVFQFVLAWVGAMSMQKGPLWWAAHHRNHHKYSDTEKDIHSPSRKGFWYSHMFWFLRDDYNDYEAKLIPDFYKYPELRFLDRYHWIAPLSYAVLLYLVGGWGWLVYGYAVSTFFLGHATWTINSLSHVYGSVRYDSRDTSKNNLWLALLTMGEGWHNNHHYYCSSANQGFYWYEVDVSYYILKILSWFGIVWDLKKPPKKVLEEGLLRDREQKEKKRLLHGTKQPAKIKNKVGVLST; translated from the coding sequence ATGAATTCTTCTCCCTCTACTGTCGCGCCCATTGTCAAAGAACGGGCCCCGTTACTTTTCCTTATTTTGTTCTTTTTAGTTCAGGCAACTGTCCTCACTGTTTTTACTGTTCCGTTTTCCTGGTCTCTCGTTGGGGTGGCTGTAGGTTCCTATTTTCTTCGGATGTTTGGAATCACTGCGGCCTACCATCGTTACTTTTCCCACGCTTCCTTTAAAACCTCTCGGGTTTTCCAATTTGTTTTGGCTTGGGTTGGGGCGATGTCCATGCAGAAGGGTCCTCTTTGGTGGGCGGCACATCACAGAAATCACCACAAGTATTCTGACACAGAGAAGGACATTCATTCTCCCAGTCGAAAAGGGTTTTGGTACTCTCACATGTTTTGGTTTTTGCGAGATGATTATAATGATTACGAAGCCAAACTCATTCCTGATTTTTATAAGTATCCGGAACTTCGTTTTCTCGATCGTTACCATTGGATCGCCCCGTTAAGTTATGCGGTTTTACTTTATTTGGTCGGCGGTTGGGGATGGCTTGTCTACGGCTACGCAGTTTCTACTTTTTTTCTGGGACATGCTACTTGGACGATTAATTCACTTTCGCATGTGTATGGTTCGGTCCGTTATGATTCTAGGGATACAAGTAAAAACAATCTTTGGCTTGCTCTACTTACCATGGGAGAAGGTTGGCATAACAACCACCACTATTACTGTTCTTCTGCGAACCAAGGTTTCTATTGGTATGAGGTCGATGTTTCGTATTATATTTTAAAAATCTTAAGTTGGTTTGGAATTGTTTGGGATTTGAAAAAACCACCAAAGAAAGTTTTAGAAGAAGGACTTCTTCGTGATCGCGAACAAAAGGAGAAAAAACGTTTGTTACATGGGACTAAACAACCGGCTAAGATAAAAAATAAAGTAGGAGTGCTTTCTACTTAA
- a CDS encoding aspartate kinase yields the protein MSSKIVVQKYGGTSVGDTTKIQNVAKRIKRYHDAGQKVAVVVSAMGHTTDELVDLADQISKNPPKREMDMLLSTGEQVSIALLAIALNEAGVPAQSFTGSQLKILTDGNFSNGKIEMIDRSRIDEAFNKGKVVIVAGFQGIDKDENIVTLGRGGSDTSAVALAAALGADECEIYTDVDGVYTADPRKIPTAKMHKQITYEEMLELASLGAGVLHSRSVELGMNYNVVIHVRSSFHDKPGTLVMSEDKIMEKMKVSGVTAKGDQARVTIADVKDKPGIAAELFTQLANKDVIVDVIVQSSPRDGINTISFTIAKKDLTAAKPIIDAYAKDHGNGKAEFDENISIVSAVGVGMKSHVGVAAKMFQSLAEKNINIEMISTSEIKISCVIKQNQAEDAVKALHTTFIG from the coding sequence ATGTCATCGAAAATCGTTGTCCAAAAATACGGTGGAACCTCCGTTGGTGACACCACTAAAATCCAAAATGTGGCCAAACGTATCAAACGTTACCACGATGCAGGCCAAAAAGTTGCCGTTGTAGTTTCTGCAATGGGACATACTACAGACGAACTCGTCGACTTGGCTGACCAGATTTCTAAAAATCCTCCTAAACGAGAAATGGACATGTTGCTCTCCACGGGCGAACAAGTGTCGATTGCTCTTCTTGCCATCGCCTTGAATGAAGCAGGAGTTCCTGCTCAGTCCTTTACTGGCTCTCAATTAAAAATCTTAACCGATGGAAACTTCTCCAACGGAAAGATCGAAATGATTGATCGTTCTCGTATCGATGAAGCATTTAACAAAGGGAAGGTGGTGATCGTTGCCGGTTTCCAAGGAATCGATAAAGACGAAAACATTGTCACCCTTGGCCGTGGGGGAAGTGATACATCTGCTGTAGCACTTGCTGCCGCTCTTGGTGCAGATGAATGTGAAATTTATACCGACGTGGATGGTGTTTACACTGCTGACCCACGAAAAATTCCAACAGCAAAGATGCACAAACAAATTACATACGAAGAAATGTTGGAACTCGCAAGCCTTGGTGCTGGAGTCCTCCACTCTCGGAGTGTGGAATTAGGTATGAACTATAACGTGGTCATCCACGTACGATCCAGTTTCCACGACAAACCGGGAACTTTAGTGATGAGTGAGGACAAAATTATGGAAAAAATGAAAGTAAGTGGAGTCACTGCCAAAGGTGACCAAGCACGAGTGACCATTGCTGATGTAAAAGACAAACCGGGGATTGCTGCGGAGTTGTTTACCCAATTAGCAAATAAAGATGTGATTGTAGATGTCATTGTTCAATCATCACCGAGAGATGGAATCAATACCATTTCCTTTACCATTGCGAAAAAAGACCTAACAGCTGCAAAACCAATCATCGATGCTTACGCAAAAGATCATGGGAATGGAAAGGCTGAATTCGATGAAAACATCTCTATCGTTTCTGCGGTAGGTGTTGGGATGAAATCACATGTAGGTGTGGCTGCAAAAATGTTCCAATCACTTGCTGAAAAAAACATCAATATTGAAATGATTTCCACATCAGAGATTAAAATTTCCTGCGTCATTAAACAAAACCAAGCGGAAGATGCAGTAAAGGCTTTACATACCACGTTCATCGGGTAA
- a CDS encoding putative peptidyl-prolyl cis-trans isomerase has product MQKGSRLSRVFVLFFAPVIVFSLLFAPLISLSSYESLNAVMAIVGPKSISSLDYEEGIERYKNLSRFFPNYRKKGSLHAQVIDFLIDRAVVDNVADEESIQVNEKRIEAEIQKRMEAQGISDLEQFKKSVQTQFNLPYDVWLEDLPYQIKKGQLLQIKVSPPLPSEQEVLAWYNKNKAKVGSEFKFREIVFSPANASIDEESRVFNELTEIRNKSLKDPSFFKLVASGPRNESRYRLNGGLVNWVPTFELFKTHPTTASVLSQVGGPGKISEVFRDDRKRYCLVYIEGTRPTPLDAVRKGIQGFLFREKEQTSFEEWVTNTRKNTSISIFDAIYIKEHNISNPEEKYNID; this is encoded by the coding sequence ATGCAAAAAGGATCACGACTATCTCGAGTTTTCGTTTTGTTTTTTGCGCCGGTTATTGTCTTTAGCCTTCTATTTGCCCCTCTCATAAGTTTAAGTTCCTACGAGTCCTTAAATGCGGTTATGGCCATCGTTGGGCCCAAGTCCATTTCCAGTTTGGATTATGAAGAGGGAATCGAACGTTATAAAAACCTATCTCGATTCTTTCCTAACTACCGAAAAAAAGGATCCCTCCACGCTCAGGTCATCGATTTTTTAATCGATAGAGCAGTAGTGGACAATGTTGCCGATGAGGAATCCATCCAGGTCAATGAAAAACGGATCGAAGCAGAGATCCAAAAACGGATGGAAGCACAAGGGATCAGTGACCTAGAACAATTTAAAAAGTCAGTTCAAACCCAGTTTAATTTACCCTATGATGTTTGGTTGGAAGATTTGCCTTATCAAATCAAAAAAGGCCAACTACTCCAAATTAAAGTAAGTCCCCCACTCCCTTCAGAACAAGAAGTCCTAGCATGGTATAACAAAAACAAGGCGAAGGTGGGATCTGAGTTTAAATTTCGAGAGATTGTATTTTCTCCAGCCAATGCATCGATCGATGAAGAATCCCGAGTTTTCAATGAACTTACCGAAATCAGAAATAAATCCTTAAAAGATCCATCTTTCTTTAAACTAGTAGCTTCTGGTCCAAGAAATGAATCACGGTATCGTTTGAATGGGGGTTTGGTCAACTGGGTTCCCACTTTTGAATTATTCAAAACACATCCAACCACAGCTTCCGTATTATCTCAAGTAGGTGGTCCCGGAAAAATTTCTGAAGTCTTTCGCGATGATCGCAAACGATATTGTTTGGTTTATATTGAAGGAACGAGGCCAACTCCGCTTGATGCAGTCAGAAAAGGGATTCAAGGGTTTTTATTTAGAGAAAAGGAACAAACCTCTTTTGAAGAATGGGTTACCAATACACGCAAAAATACTTCTATTTCCATCTTTGATGCCATCTACATCAAAGAACATAACATCAGTAACCCGGAAGAAAAATACAACATAGATTGA
- a CDS encoding spiro-SPASM protein has translation MMNRKDYNPSFAVVYLDSQSIQFLNQNFKVELWEEFVNRLTKVFPGIQIHINSNTLLSEKIHSSSLKDKLKLHDDVSKEHEFLLKLGQLLPESQFKDPDWDEVCFLYFTGISPLLDSHLTEKAWMRHKNFFSQYSYSENLPQGLTPTIITREFLTSLPDTLATDVHSFFLKNINQYDVDIFFQAPDLRQLRLDFRLASFRSLTLIQGLLSLGEVLPYENLLPKLKEKPELFRSAPSYLEWEIYKGCELKCTFCPREFIDTTNDGSFVSLEDVKNTISKLNSELSSPLTISLSGNGEPLLHPEFNSVITEILKLELLTELIIETALYTNTESLLSLVASLNPSEKEKLCVIVNVTTLKPEVYKSLYGKSELENVLKTIDLLAEILPSKSLHVQMIKMKEVEDEIDPYFTFFEKKGINIILQKYNTFATQLPERRVSDLTPIHRDYCWHLVRDLSVSVNGNVSICKQNQTEIIGNLYSESLRDIWRKGLDFFKYSFSGEHGKIPAPCLNCDEWYTFNA, from the coding sequence ATGATGAACCGAAAGGACTATAATCCAAGTTTTGCGGTAGTCTATTTAGACTCCCAATCAATTCAGTTTTTAAATCAAAACTTTAAAGTGGAATTGTGGGAAGAGTTTGTAAATCGGTTGACCAAGGTTTTTCCTGGAATCCAAATTCATATCAATTCAAACACTCTACTTTCTGAAAAAATTCATTCCAGTTCCCTGAAAGACAAACTCAAACTCCACGATGATGTTTCCAAAGAACATGAATTCTTACTGAAACTCGGCCAACTGTTACCCGAATCACAATTCAAAGATCCTGACTGGGATGAAGTTTGTTTTCTTTATTTTACTGGGATTTCTCCTCTTCTCGACTCGCACCTAACAGAAAAAGCATGGATGCGTCATAAAAATTTCTTTAGCCAATATTCTTATTCTGAAAATTTACCACAGGGCCTCACACCCACTATCATCACACGTGAGTTTTTAACTTCGTTACCTGATACATTGGCCACCGATGTGCATTCGTTTTTTTTAAAGAATATCAATCAATATGATGTAGATATATTTTTCCAAGCACCGGACCTTCGCCAACTGCGACTCGACTTTCGTTTGGCTTCATTTCGTTCACTCACTCTCATCCAAGGATTATTATCTCTTGGAGAAGTGTTACCCTACGAAAACTTACTTCCGAAACTAAAAGAGAAACCTGAATTGTTTCGCAGTGCTCCTTCCTATCTGGAATGGGAAATTTATAAGGGCTGTGAACTAAAGTGTACATTTTGTCCGCGTGAGTTTATTGATACAACCAACGATGGAAGTTTTGTTTCTTTAGAGGATGTAAAAAATACCATTTCCAAACTCAACTCTGAGCTCTCCTCTCCCTTAACCATTAGCCTCTCTGGAAACGGCGAACCCCTCCTCCATCCAGAATTTAATTCAGTAATCACTGAAATCTTAAAACTAGAGTTATTAACAGAACTCATCATAGAAACGGCACTCTATACAAATACCGAATCATTACTTTCACTTGTTGCTAGTCTCAATCCTTCCGAAAAAGAAAAACTTTGTGTCATCGTAAATGTTACGACTTTAAAACCAGAAGTTTATAAATCCTTATATGGAAAATCAGAACTAGAGAATGTATTAAAGACAATAGACTTGCTTGCTGAGATTCTCCCGAGTAAGTCGCTGCACGTTCAAATGATCAAAATGAAAGAAGTAGAGGATGAGATTGATCCGTATTTTACATTCTTCGAGAAAAAAGGGATCAATATCATCCTTCAAAAATACAATACCTTTGCGACGCAACTACCAGAACGTAGGGTAAGTGACCTCACACCAATTCACAGAGATTATTGTTGGCATTTGGTTCGCGACTTATCTGTTTCTGTCAATGGAAACGTTTCCATTTGCAAACAAAATCAAACAGAAATCATCGGAAATTTGTATTCGGAATCGTTAAGAGATATTTGGCGAAAAGGATTGGATTTTTTTAAATATAGTTTTTCTGGTGAACACGGAAAAATTCCTGCTCCTTGTTTGAATTGTGATGAGTGGTATACTTTCAACGCGTGA
- a CDS encoding cytidylyltransferase domain-containing protein, whose protein sequence is MSGILSTRDCFAFIQARLGSTRLPKKILKSIPEESNTSVLDHIHNRLSTIFSKEQIVFLVPENDSELINYLNTRNYQYFVGSETDVRDRFRKASLQFKAKHIFRLTGDNPYIDLESIRYLYEAITTISDTYYSLSMVGLPLGMGVECFSAESLFYETEGPVPERHTEHVSLHIKEHPEIHKQYRLHPPHLSHLEEMSLNSLRITVDESKDYELVCQLWRELGTKDAFFGAKEVIQLTKENPEIFYINASVDQVVFPLPKLNQTAKKVRIVYGEPSQFGSGHWERCKSLSLFLEIKGYNVELSCEANTSSPNLPHILDVRENEFKLPNQFYIDNLHHLPTEPNSSFFLPNPITPKTNVDTFSYFSSPLSGLDWKEIQVPGRVLVYAGNLNHEDSKHIDTYLLQFLNQTSRNTTPNIDSVTRIGGKSPIQGNIKYLPRVSYIQFLKEIQSSEYVLTYFGQTMMESVANGKKVSLVGITSIHESLGKFAEEEMGIPYLGSLTSLPQNQSFPKSFPHLKTKLVRDAHLKILKWLESIYES, encoded by the coding sequence ATGAGTGGTATACTTTCAACGCGTGATTGTTTTGCCTTCATTCAGGCAAGACTAGGATCTACACGGCTTCCAAAGAAAATTCTAAAATCCATTCCAGAGGAATCAAATACTTCTGTTCTTGACCATATCCACAACCGACTTTCCACTATCTTTTCAAAAGAACAGATTGTATTTTTAGTTCCTGAAAATGATAGCGAACTTATCAATTATTTAAATACCCGAAATTACCAATACTTTGTGGGATCTGAAACAGATGTGCGGGACCGCTTTCGTAAAGCAAGTTTACAGTTTAAAGCAAAACATATCTTTCGTTTAACAGGCGATAATCCCTATATTGATTTAGAATCCATCCGCTATTTGTACGAAGCTATAACCACAATCTCCGATACCTATTACAGCCTTTCTATGGTAGGACTCCCACTGGGGATGGGTGTAGAGTGTTTTTCGGCTGAATCTTTATTCTATGAGACTGAGGGTCCAGTCCCCGAACGCCACACAGAACATGTCTCCTTACATATCAAAGAACATCCTGAGATTCACAAACAATACAGACTGCACCCACCTCATCTCAGCCATCTAGAAGAGATGAGTCTTAATTCCCTTCGTATCACTGTAGATGAATCAAAAGATTATGAACTTGTTTGTCAACTGTGGAGAGAGTTGGGAACCAAGGATGCTTTTTTTGGAGCCAAGGAAGTCATCCAACTAACAAAAGAAAATCCTGAAATTTTTTATATTAATGCCTCTGTAGACCAAGTGGTTTTCCCACTGCCCAAACTAAATCAAACAGCAAAAAAAGTGCGGATCGTTTATGGAGAACCTTCGCAGTTTGGATCAGGCCATTGGGAACGGTGTAAATCCTTGTCCTTATTTTTAGAAATCAAGGGATACAATGTAGAACTCTCGTGCGAGGCTAACACAAGTTCGCCAAACCTACCGCATATTTTGGATGTTCGGGAAAATGAATTCAAATTACCGAACCAGTTTTATATCGACAATCTCCACCATTTGCCGACAGAACCCAATTCCAGTTTCTTCTTACCCAATCCGATAACACCAAAAACCAATGTTGATACTTTCTCATATTTTAGTTCTCCACTCTCTGGGTTGGATTGGAAGGAAATCCAAGTCCCAGGACGAGTTCTTGTATATGCGGGAAACCTCAATCACGAAGATTCAAAACATATTGATACTTATTTATTACAGTTTTTAAATCAAACCTCCAGAAATACAACACCTAACATAGATTCAGTGACGCGAATTGGGGGGAAATCACCAATACAAGGAAATATAAAATACCTTCCCCGAGTGTCTTATATACAATTTTTAAAAGAAATTCAATCTTCTGAATATGTGCTGACCTATTTTGGTCAAACCATGATGGAGTCGGTTGCCAATGGGAAAAAAGTATCTTTAGTAGGGATTACTTCTATCCATGAATCTTTAGGTAAGTTTGCAGAAGAAGAAATGGGAATTCCCTACTTAGGATCTCTCACCTCTTTACCTCAAAATCAAAGTTTTCCAAAGTCTTTTCCTCATCTAAAAACAAAATTAGTTCGCGACGCTCACTTAAAAATCTTGAAATGGTTAGAATCAATTTATGAAAGCTAA
- a CDS encoding tetratricopeptide repeat protein has protein sequence MKAKIQILLFGLTLFFSVISVYSQTEDKETIEINAKIELEKVSRNIINALRYGRFVLADTEWKKIQSEIYKSYPEYDYLNGSLLYSRMEWQEAKESLNKALKKEPNHEAASFLLGMIYAQEDSWSEAKNTWMETNQISPYNPFYHYNLGLAYYILKDYNNAILSLNKSLEYKANYNEAKFILAKTYLELNETEKAKAELVTILEQDPKHIQASHLMGRVVYITEKDPKKSLTYVKNPRLLGWREKKVYARCYFEIRKWRDAENLLRPIAYSPFADEYDQSFYLNLLLNLGYDERANDFFHFIQKQSQNESKIAEAYRMLLSSQEGKDLLYHYFKLRY, from the coding sequence ATGAAAGCTAAAATTCAAATTCTATTGTTTGGTCTTACTCTATTTTTCTCTGTAATTTCTGTTTATTCTCAAACAGAAGACAAAGAAACCATCGAAATCAATGCAAAGATTGAATTGGAAAAAGTCAGTCGTAATATTATCAATGCACTCCGTTATGGAAGGTTTGTTTTAGCAGATACCGAATGGAAAAAAATCCAATCAGAGATTTATAAATCTTATCCTGAATATGACTATTTAAATGGAAGTTTGTTGTATTCTCGAATGGAATGGCAAGAGGCAAAAGAAAGTTTAAATAAAGCTCTTAAAAAAGAACCAAACCATGAAGCCGCTAGTTTCCTACTCGGAATGATTTATGCGCAAGAAGACAGTTGGTCTGAAGCCAAAAATACTTGGATGGAAACCAACCAAATCTCCCCTTACAATCCATTTTATCATTACAATCTGGGACTTGCTTATTATATTTTAAAAGATTATAACAATGCAATTTTATCTTTAAACAAATCCTTAGAATACAAAGCAAACTACAACGAAGCAAAATTCATTTTAGCAAAAACTTATTTAGAACTTAATGAGACTGAAAAAGCAAAAGCAGAACTTGTAACCATCTTAGAGCAAGACCCTAAACACATTCAAGCATCTCATTTGATGGGTCGTGTGGTTTATATTACAGAAAAAGATCCTAAAAAATCTCTCACTTATGTAAAAAATCCCAGACTTCTTGGATGGAGAGAGAAAAAAGTATATGCAAGATGTTATTTTGAAATTCGCAAATGGAGAGATGCTGAAAATCTACTGAGACCTATTGCCTACTCACCGTTTGCCGATGAGTACGACCAAAGTTTTTATTTGAATTTACTTTTGAATTTAGGGTATGATGAAAGGGCCAACGACTTCTTTCACTTCATTCAAAAACAATCACAGAACGAATCAAAAATTGCTGAAGCTTACAGAATGTTACTCTCTTCCCAAGAGGGAAAAGATTTACTCTATCACTACTTCAAACTTCGATATTAA
- a CDS encoding response regulator transcription factor — MKKQVYIVDDHPLVVDALQNLIAKSEDLECIGSADNIEKSFNDIGKLQPSLVLIDIQLKQNQNGLQLLKRLRTTFPNIAVIIISMLTDDTFVDRAFKLGAMGYVFKEDTTTQIVEAIHTVLKGDYFVSSSQATRLLGHLYRASQKDEKDPIDRLSNRELEVFLMIGEGMPVKEIAANMGLAPPTIETLRSRIKSKLSITENEKLIRVAVEWKYTQTKTDIVVS, encoded by the coding sequence ATGAAGAAACAAGTCTATATCGTTGATGACCACCCTCTTGTAGTAGATGCACTACAAAACTTAATTGCTAAATCAGAAGATTTAGAGTGCATCGGGAGTGCGGATAACATTGAAAAATCATTTAATGATATAGGAAAACTGCAACCAAGTTTGGTGTTAATTGATATCCAACTCAAACAAAACCAAAATGGTTTGCAGTTACTCAAACGTCTAAGAACCACTTTTCCAAATATCGCCGTCATCATTATCAGTATGTTGACGGATGATACATTTGTGGATCGTGCCTTTAAATTGGGTGCTATGGGATATGTGTTTAAAGAAGACACAACCACACAAATTGTAGAAGCCATCCATACAGTTCTGAAAGGTGATTATTTTGTAAGTTCCTCGCAAGCCACTCGACTGCTCGGACATTTGTACAGGGCTTCTCAAAAAGACGAAAAGGATCCCATTGATAGACTTTCCAATCGTGAATTAGAAGTGTTTCTGATGATTGGTGAAGGGATGCCTGTGAAGGAAATTGCAGCCAATATGGGTCTTGCTCCTCCCACCATTGAAACTTTGCGTTCTCGGATCAAATCCAAACTCAGCATTACGGAAAACGAAAAACTCATCCGTGTGGCAGTAGAGTGGAAATACACCCAAACCAAAACCGATATCGTCGTTTCTTAA
- a CDS encoding NAD(P)(+) transhydrogenase (Re/Si-specific) subunit beta codes for MELVSILNLSYLVASILFIVGIKQLAHPKTASRGNLLGALGMFIAVVATLFDQAILTYDWIIVGVLIGSVIGIILAIKIQMTAMPQLVAVLNGFGGIASVFVAGAALQLSIPKYAFAVNYQEIVSIVFSAIVGGITFSGSFIAFGKLQGFITEKAVRYPGDQLVKILVGLTAVGLGVYGCLEPTDESIYWILSGVSLLLGIFLVIPIGGADMPVVISLLNSYSGIAASATGFVLNNNVLIISGSLVGASGIILTQIMCKAMNRSLTNVLFGGFGAVATEMKDDGDFYSGKIKSTSADEVAMLLDVARSVVIVPGYGMAVAQAQHTVRDLYQLLTARGIDVTFAIHPVAGRMPGHMNVLLAEADIPYDRLKEMDEINSTFENVDVVIVNGANDVTNPLAKTDPKSPIAGMPILDVGNAKTVVVIKRSLSPGFAGVPNPLFIADNCLMLFGDGKKATQEMIAALKES; via the coding sequence ATGGAACTAGTCAGTATTCTTAACCTTTCTTATCTCGTTGCTTCCATACTTTTCATTGTTGGAATCAAACAATTAGCTCACCCAAAAACGGCATCACGAGGAAACTTACTCGGTGCCTTGGGTATGTTTATCGCCGTAGTGGCAACTCTCTTTGATCAAGCCATCTTAACTTATGATTGGATTATTGTTGGTGTTCTTATTGGATCGGTGATTGGTATTATCTTAGCGATCAAAATCCAAATGACTGCCATGCCACAACTCGTTGCCGTCCTCAATGGATTTGGTGGGATTGCTTCTGTTTTCGTTGCCGGTGCAGCACTACAACTTTCTATTCCTAAGTATGCTTTTGCAGTCAACTACCAAGAGATTGTTTCCATAGTTTTCTCTGCGATTGTTGGTGGAATCACCTTCTCTGGAAGTTTTATCGCCTTCGGTAAGTTACAAGGTTTCATTACAGAAAAAGCCGTTCGTTATCCAGGGGACCAACTAGTAAAAATCCTAGTCGGTCTTACCGCAGTCGGACTTGGTGTGTATGGATGTTTAGAACCAACGGACGAATCTATTTATTGGATTTTAAGTGGAGTGAGTTTACTTCTTGGTATCTTCCTCGTGATCCCAATTGGTGGGGCGGATATGCCGGTTGTAATTTCCCTTCTTAACTCCTATTCAGGAATTGCAGCTTCAGCAACAGGATTTGTTCTCAATAATAACGTTCTTATCATTTCAGGATCTCTTGTCGGAGCCTCTGGAATTATTCTAACGCAAATCATGTGTAAAGCGATGAATCGTAGTTTGACGAATGTTTTATTCGGTGGATTCGGGGCTGTCGCTACAGAAATGAAAGATGATGGCGATTTTTACTCTGGTAAAATCAAATCAACCAGTGCCGATGAAGTGGCAATGCTCTTAGATGTTGCAAGAAGTGTAGTGATTGTCCCTGGTTATGGTATGGCTGTAGCACAAGCGCAACATACTGTGCGAGATTTATACCAACTTCTTACTGCACGCGGTATCGATGTAACATTTGCAATTCATCCAGTTGCTGGTCGTATGCCTGGCCATATGAACGTATTACTTGCTGAAGCAGATATTCCTTATGATCGATTGAAAGAGATGGACGAGATCAATAGTACTTTCGAAAATGTTGATGTTGTGATAGTCAATGGTGCGAATGATGTCACTAACCCACTTGCAAAAACAGATCCAAAATCACCGATTGCCGGTATGCCGATTTTGGATGTTGGAAATGCAAAAACGGTAGTTGTGATTAAACGTTCCTTGAGTCCTGGATTTGCTGGAGTGCCTAACCCACTCTTCATTGCTGACAACTGTTTGATGTTGTTTGGTGATGGTAAAAAAGCAACTCAAGAGATGATCGCAGCTTTAAAAGAATCTTAG
- a CDS encoding NAD(P) transhydrogenase subunit alpha, protein MEIFVTAVTIFVLAIFVGFEIITKIPPILHTPLMSGSNAISGITLIGALYAAGIQESNITKILGLLSVIFATINVVGGFLVTHRMLGMFKKKDSPK, encoded by the coding sequence ATGGAAATATTTGTTACAGCCGTCACGATTTTCGTTCTCGCGATCTTCGTGGGATTTGAAATCATCACAAAAATCCCTCCCATCCTCCACACCCCTCTTATGTCGGGTTCCAACGCCATTTCCGGCATTACCTTAATTGGTGCCCTCTATGCTGCCGGAATCCAAGAAAGTAACATCACCAAAATTTTGGGCCTTCTCTCTGTTATTTTTGCTACGATCAACGTAGTAGGTGGGTTTCTTGTGACTCACAGAATGCTCGGAATGTTTAAGAAAAAGGATTCACCAAAATAA